AGCAATTGTACAAACAGGCTAAAAAAATATTAGTTGATGAATTAGAGGAGCAAATACTGCAAGATGGTGGGCATTTTGAACTGTCACCAATGTACCATCAAATTATATTACATCGAATTTTAGATGGAATCAATTTAATGAAGTTAAATCCAGGGAGGGTAATTGAAGAGTCTATAAAGTTACTCTTCAAAGAAAAAGCTGAAAAAATGCTATCTTGGTTATCAGAGGTGACTTTTGAAAATGGAAACATACCTATGGTAAATGATAGTGCTCATAATATAGCAATGAGTTCTATAGATTTATTTAAATATGCAGATAGTTTAGGGCTTAATATAGGTTCTGTTAATTTAGATGATTCAGGTTATAGGAAAAAGAAAATAGGAGTTTTTGAATTATTTATGGATGTAGGGGATATAAAACCAACATATCAACCAGGACATACACATTCAGATACTTTTAACTTTGAGTTATTTGTGTATGGAAAACCATTTATAGTAGATACGGGTACTTCTACCTATGAAAGTAATTCAAGAAGAGAATTAGAGCGTGGTACAACAGCTCATAATACAGTGACTATAGGTGGTGTAGAACAAACACAAGTATGGGGTGGGTTTAGGGTTGCTAAAAGAGCGAAGATACTAAGTTTAAAAGAATCGTTAAATGAGATAGAGTCAACTCATAATGGATATGAAGCATTAGGGGTACTACACACTCGAAATTTTTTATACAATGAAAATGAGATAGTAGTTTTAGACAAGCTGACTAGAAATACATCATTAATCCAACAAGCACATTTTCATTTTCATCCAGACTACAAGGAGTTTACAGTCGTTGAGAATGAGATAATTTTTAAAAATGGTGAAATTAGAATTAAATTTGAAGAGGAAATACTGGATATTAATAAAGAAACATATCAATATGCTATCGGATTTAATAAAACAGTAACTTCAAGTAAAGTGGTTGTTCAGTTCAGTAAAGAAATTAAAACTATAATTCAAAAATGAAAATATTAATATTTTATCAATATTTTACAACTCCCAAGGGTTCGTGGGGAACTAGAATTTATGAGTTTGCAAAAGAGTGGGTTAAAGAAGGGCATGAGGTGACTGTGGTGACTAGTATATATTCCAAATCGGATTTACAAGCTAAAAAGTTAATAGAGACTCAATATTTTGAAGGAATTAAAGTAGAAGTAGTTAATGTTAAAATAGATAATAAACAACCTATATTAAAAAGAGTGTTTACGTTTGTTTATTATGCTATAATTTCTTCGTGGTATGCTATATTTATGAGATCAGATATAGTGATTGCATCTTCTGGGCCAATAACAGTTGGGATTCCAGGCTTGATTTCAAATTTCTTTAAAAACGGGAAATTCGTATATGAGGTAAGGGATTTGTGGCCTGAAGTAGCTATAGAGTTAGGTGTTATTAAAAATAATACGATAAAAAAAATAGCATTTTATATTGAAAAAAAATTATATAAAAAGGCAAAATTAGTAGTTGGTCTTTCACCTGGAATGAGAGATTTTGTGATAAATAATTTTAAACATACAAACACAATATCAGTGACTAACGCGAGTAATATAAATCTATTTGGTTCTGAATATGAGTTTCCTAAAAATGATTTTTTATCAAAGGAAACGACTTATGCTATATATACAGGAAATATTGGAAGAGTAAACAACTCTTATTGGTTAGTTAATACAGCTAGATATCTTAAAAAGATTGGTAGAGAGGATATTAAAATAGTTTTAGCGGGAGATGGTCAGCAAAGAGAAGAAATTTGTGAAATAGCGCGAAGCGAAGATTTAGATAATTTTATTTATTTAGGTTTAATATCGAAAGAAAAATTAGTGCCATATATTAAAAATGCTATAGCATCATTAGTGCCTTTAGAAGCAAATCTTGTCTTAGATACCTCTTCACCAAATAAACTTTTTGAATCATTAGCAGCAGGGGTCCCAGTTATTCAAACAACAAATGGATGGATAAAAGAATATTTAGATAAGAATAGAGTAGGGTTTACCTTATCAGGAACATCTGAAAGTGAATTAGGAAATTTATTAGTGGAATTATCAGATAATGGTGAGTTAATCTATGAATACAGTAAAAATGCAACTAACTGTGCTGCTCGAGATTTTGATCAAAAAGTATTAGCAAAAAAGTATTTAGATGCTTTAAAAAAATTACATGAATGAAAATATTAATTACAGGATCAAATGGATTTTTAGGGAGTCGTTTTGTAAGCTCGTATAAAGATAAATTTGAGTTATTAACCCTAAGTAGAAAAAATGCAGATATTTGTATTGATTTAGGAGCAGGTGATGAATTAGAGTCTATAGATACAGATATTGTCATTCATGCTGCTGGAAAAGCTCATACAGTACCAAAAACAGAAGCTGAAAAAGAAGAGTTTTTTAAGGTGAATTTAAAAGGTACACAAAACTTAGTAAGGAGTTTGAAAAATGTTAAAACATTTGTGTTTATTAGTACTGTAGCTGTTTATGGAGTAGAGTCAGGAGCTAAAATTAACGAAAAACATAAATTAGAAGGACAGACACCTTACGCTAAAAGTAAAATTTTAACTGAGAAATTTTTAAGTGAACATTGTAAAGAAAATAACATAAATCTTTTAGTTCTTAGATTGCCGCTTTTAGCCGCAGAAAATCCTCCTGGTAATTTAGGGACTATGATTAGAGCTATGAGTCATAAAAGATATTTGTCTATCAATAAAGGAAAAGCAAAAAGAAGTGTAGTATTGATAGAAGATATTGTGAATTGGTTACCATCTTGTTTTGGTAAAACAGGTATATATAACCTTACGGATAACGATGATCCGACTTTTAGAGAATTGGAACTTACAATTGCTAATCAATTAAATATTACTCCCCCTATTTCATTACCTTTATTTGTTGCAAAGTTTTTAGGTTTTATGGGAGATATGTTTAGGTTGTCTTTTATTAATAGTGATAAAATTAATAAAATGACTAATAGTCTTACTTTTTGTAGTAAAAAGGCTATAGAAGAATTAGAATGGAACCCTAGAAAAGTAAAAGAAAATTTTAAAATACATTAACCTATCACCGATCATCGCTAACCGATCGATCACCGACCATCGAATATCGGTCACCGCAACCCGAAGAAGCCAGTGCTGAGCTTGTCGAAGTAGAGTTGAGATTGGTCATCGAGCGGAGTCGAGATGCAGAATAAAATTAAAAAGGAATAAAAAATCGCCAATCGAAAATCGCAAACCGAAAATCAAAGTCAAAACACATGTATATCATTACTTTCTTAACCCTTGCATTACTATCATTAGTATACTTAAAGGTAGCAGACAAATTAAATATTATAGACAAACCCAATCAACGTAGTTCACATACCATACCGACCATTAGAGGAGGAGGGATTCTATTTGTATTTGCCTTTTTTATTTATGAAATAAGTACAGGGTTTAACGAAGTCTACTTATCTATAGCAGTTTTATTAATTGCAATAGTCAGTTTTATTGATGACATGAAAACTTTGTCAGCAAAAATTAGATTTCCATTTCAGGTAGCGGCGGTAACTTTGGTAATGTATCAAATAGGCTTGTTTAATATGCCAATATGGATTCCTATGATTGCGATTTTTGCATGTACTGGTTATATTAATTTCTACAATTTTATGGATGGAATTAATGGAATTACAGGTTTGTATAGTATGGCCGTATTATGTGGTGTGTATGTAGTGAATCAAGAGAATCCTGTATTAAGTAATGAATTGATTATATACCAATTATTGGCCTTAGTAGTATTTGGATTTTATAATTTTAGAAAAAAAGCACGCTTTTTTGCAGGGGATATCGGAAGTATTTCCATAGCATTGATTTTAATTTACATGACGTTTACTTTGCTTTACGAAAAGGAATCACCTATTTATATATTGTTGTTAGTAGTATATGGAGCTGATGCAGCCTTAACGATGTTATATAGAGTGCTGATTAAAGAAAGCTTAACCGAAGCCCATAGGCATCATATCTATCAAAAGTTGGTAGATAGAACTGCTTTATCACATTTACAAGTTGCAGGTTTATATGCGATATTACAGTTAATAATTATAGGGTTGATTAATGTTGCTTTACCTCTTTCTATACAAGCACATTACCTACTAACAGGAATTGTGATAGTAGTGCTTACCATCATGTATTTTATTATATTCGCTAAAATGGAAAAAATAAAAAAAGATAACCAATAACCGAACCCCGACAATCGCAACCCGATAACTGATCACCGACCATCGCGCTAATCGAACATCAAAAAAATCGAAAAAAATGAAATGTAATTTAGAAGTTTGGGAAGTTGCACATCAGTTAACGATAGAGGTGTATGAGTTGACAAAAAGTTTCCCAAAAGAAGAGTTATATGGATTAACAAGCCAGGTAAGAAGGAGTGTGTCGAGTGTACCGACAAATATTATAGAAGGCCAAGCAAGGCAGTATAAAAAAGAATATATTCAGTTTTTATATATTGCAAAAGGATCTATAGAAGAAACAAATTATCACTTATTTTTAGCAAAAGATTTGGCATATATTACAGAAGAACAATATTTGGAATTATAAAAACTATGTATTAGAATAAAACAAATGTTATACAAATTAATAAAGTCATTAAAATAACCGCAAATCGCAACCCGATCACCGAAAATTGAAAATCGAAATCCGAACATCGCTAACCGAAGAAGCCAGTACTGAGCTTGTCGAAGTAGAGTCGAGATTGGTCATCGAGCGGAGTCGAGATGCAGAATAAAATTAAAAAGAAATAAAGAATAAAAAATCGAAATCCGAACATCACCAACCGAACAAGCCTGTACTGAGCCTGTCGAAGTAAAACCCGTAACCCGAACAATCAATATAAATGATCAATAAAAAAGTTTTTCAGCTGATAGAAAACATAAGTGCTTTGTTTTCATTAAAAGCAATTGATTTAGGATTGAGTTTATGGTTAATTCCTTATTTAATTTTAAAAATAGGCTTGCATCACTATGGAGTATATGCTTTTGCCATGTCTTTGGTTTTGTTTTTTGTGAATGTGTTGAATTATGGATTCAATCTTTCTACGGTAAGAGAGTTGGCAAAGCATAAGGATGATCAAATAAAAGTAAACACTATTTTTAACGAGGTTTTATCTGTTAAACTGTTTTTATTTGGAGTGTTATATATATTATTTTTAGGGATAAGTTTTATAATACCTAAATTTTCAGAACATTTTAATTTGTACTTTTTTGCCTCTTTAGTTTTAATTGGGGATTTATTTTCTTTAAGATGGTTTTTTATGGGGATAGAAAAGATGAAGTTTATCACCATCATTCATTTATGTTCAACCTTGGTTTTTATAGGTTTGATTTTGTTGAATATATCAAAACCATCAGATTACATAATCATTCCATTGTACGAAGCTTTAGGAATGTTCATCAGTTCCTTGTTTTCTTTTATATGGGTACTAAAAAAATACAATATTCAAATAGGATTTATTTCATTTAAAGAGGTGTTAATCTATCTAAAAACACATTTTAATTCTTTTATAAATTTATTACTTCCATCTACCTCAGGAGTTTTTATAGTATTTTTATCAGGAATGTTAGGACTTCCTTCTTTTGTAGGATTAACACAAATAGGGATAAAATTAACGGCAGCTTTTACAACCTTAAATACAATTTTAACCAATGTTTTTTATCCTTTAGTAAATAGAAATAATGCTATGGAGTTTCCAACTAGGAAAATATTAAATATTTTAGGTTTTTTTGTAAGTGTGATGATGTTTGTGCTAGGAGAGTTTTTAACCAGAAATTGGTTGCATTTTGAAACTGAGGCCATGATGCAAAATATGATATTAATTGTAAAAATACTAAGCCCTATCCCTTTTTTAGCGGCAATAGTGTCTAGTTATGGTGTCAATGGTTTATTAACCAAATACAAGGATAAGTTATTTGGTAGGATAACCATAATAGCAAGTATGACCATGCTGCTATCAGCAATACTTTTAGTGCCATTATACCCAATAACAGGTGCAGTGCTGTCTTTTTTAATAGCGAGGATTGTGTATAGTGCTTTATCTTATTATTTTTTAAAAGCGAATAGTTAATTGATGAATATTCAAGAAGTCATAATAGGAATACTATTAATGGTATATGTAGGGGTTTCGTTAAAAAACCTGATAACTCAAACCCATAGTTTTTGGCTTAAGGCTTTTATGGTGATATTTACTGGAGTTCATTTTTCAATATCATTAGTTTTTGCTGTTTTTTTAGATCGTTTTTCTAACATTAATGATCCTAAAGATTTTTATAGTCTAGCAGATAATGCAGATAATTGGGGAGAAGTATTGGGGATGGGACATGATTTTATGGCTTCTGTAATTTATCCTTTTGTAAAAAGTGGAGTTGGAATAGAGCTCTTGTTTTTAATATTTGCAACTATTAGTTATAATGCCTTTTTAAGGTACTTTAAACTCATTGGAATACAACGATTGGAAAAGACACCCATACTGTATTTGTTATTTTATTTAATTCCTACCATACATGTATGGACAGCTTGTTTAGGTAAAGAGCCTTTGTTAGTGTGGCTAATGGTAGTGTTATTAGAAGTATTAAAAAATAATAAAGAAAATTGGAAATTGTTTTTGGTTTTAAGTTTGATCTTTTTAATTAGACCACATGTTTGTATAGTATTGCTTTTGGTTTTGTTGCTGTTAAAGTTTTTAGAATCAAAAATCTCAAAAGCCAAGAAGCTACAAATGATTGGTTTTACAATTTTATTGATAGGAATAACGACACTTGTTTTTATGAGGTTTTTCTTAAAAATAGAACCATTGTCTATAGAGGGATTTTGGGCTTATGTTGATAAGTTTCAGGGAGAAATAAGCAATAAGGGAGGGAGCGCGATAAGTGTTAAAGGAACTAATATAGCCTCTAGAGTCGTATATTTATTATGGATGCCCTTGCCTTTTATATATAACATCACCAATGTGCTTCAAGGATTGGTTGCTATGGAGAATGTTTATTATGTAATTGTAATTTTTATGATGTTTTACCGTTGTGTAAGAGAAAAATGGAGTTTAACATCACAACCTCACATTCAGTTTTCAATCATTGCAGCCATATCACTAATCATATTATTTGCTTCTTATTTATATAATTTAGGATTAGGAAATAGAATGAAGCTCATGTTTTTGCCCTACCTCTTTTACGGATGGATACAAATGAACAACCAAATGCCAAACCAAAGCAGTAGGATATGAAACAAAACAAAGTATTGTTAATGGTAGTCAATGTAGATTGGCTTTTTCTATTACATAGAGTAGAGTTTGCTAGAGAAGCTTTAAATCGAGGTTGGAAGGTAATAATAGCAGCAAAAAACACAGGTAAAGCTGGTGAAATTGAAAAACAAGGTTTTGAGTTTGTAAATATTGATATTTCACGTTCAGGTACAAATTTGTTTAAAGAAATAATAACCTTGATTAGTTTGTGGTGGTTATATATAAAAGTAAGACCAAATATGGTTTATCAAGTAACAATGAAACCTGTGATATATGGAACTTTAGGGGCTAGAATTTTAGGTATTCCAACTTTAAATGCAATTAGTGGCCTAGGATATAATTTTACAAATGAACGTAAAGGTCGTGTGCAAAATATCATGATTAAAATGATGCGTTATGGGTTTAATAAAAAAATAAATAGCTTAATTTTTGAAAACGATGAAGATTGTCAAGAGTTAAAAAACTTAAACATAATCAATCACAAAAACACAGTCAAAGTAATCAAAGGAATTGGGGTAGATTTAAATAAGTTTAAGCCTATAGAAACCCCTGCTATTGAAAAAATAAAAGTATTGTTACCAACAAGAATGCTTTGGGATAAAGGGGTAAAGGAATTTGTAGAGGCAGCTTTATTATTAGAAAAAGAATATAAAGGAATAGTGAAATTTGTCTTGTGTGGAAGATTAGATCACGAGAATAAAGAAGGGGTACCCTTAGAATATTTAACAAAACATCAAATTCCAGGTTACTTAGAGTGGATTGGGAGTCAAGAGGACATGATAACACAATATAAAGATGCAGCTATAGTTGTGTTACCTTCGTATAGAGAGGGGTTACCAGTAGTACTGATGGAGGCCTGTGCAATGGGAAAACCTATTGTTACCACTGACGCTATTGGCTGTAAAGAGTGTGTAGAAGAAGGCCTTAATGGATATAAAGTACCTGTAAAGTCGGTAAAAGAACTCGCTCATGCCATTGAAAAGTTAATCAAAGACCCAAAGCTTAGAGAGGCAATGGGAGAGTATGCTAGGCAAAAGGCTGAAAAAGAATTTGACAAGTCCGTTATTGTTAAGTTACACTTAAGTTTATGTGATAAATTACTTAAATAGATTAATTGAAAGAATAAAGTTTTTGGTTGATAACTTTGAACTGTATAAAAGATAAAATAACATAAGTTAGATTTTTTGAGATTACTCCGATAAACAAAGGTTAAAAATAGGATGGAAACCTTATATTTGCACTTATGAAGAAGTATATAATTGACATCATTAGTAATAACATCCCTAGGTCACTAGTGTTGTTGATAGATTTATTGATTGTAGCAATCAATTTTATCTTTACTTATTTTATTTCAGAAAATTTTTCTAAAGAATTAGATTTTGTAAAGTTAATCGTTCAATTACCTTATATATTATTAATTGCCTTAATTTCTTTTGTGATTGTAGGCTCCTATAAAGGAGTGATTCGCTATACGGGGTTAAGAGATACCATTAGTATCTATATGGGGATCACTTTGATGTCTTGTTTATTTATCATCTCTAATTATTTAAATGAAAGGATTGATTTTTCTCCTGCATACATATTAACCATTTCAACGATTATAGTACTGTTCCTGTTAAATGTAATGGCTTTAATTACTAGTAGGTTTCTCTTTAAGTTTGTCTACAAATCTGTCTTAAAGAAATCATTAGAAACCATTAATATCATGATTTTTGGAGCAGGTGAATTAGGAACAATTGTATATTCTACCTTAGAAAAAGAAAATGCACAACGAAATAGAATTCGTTGTTTTATTGATGATGATCCTCGTAAAAAAGGAAAAACCATTGATAGAATAAGTA
Above is a genomic segment from Wenyingzhuangia fucanilytica containing:
- a CDS encoding four helix bundle protein, encoding MKCNLEVWEVAHQLTIEVYELTKSFPKEELYGLTSQVRRSVSSVPTNIIEGQARQYKKEYIQFLYIAKGSIEETNYHLFLAKDLAYITEEQYLEL
- a CDS encoding NAD-dependent epimerase/dehydratase family protein, with the translated sequence MKILITGSNGFLGSRFVSSYKDKFELLTLSRKNADICIDLGAGDELESIDTDIVIHAAGKAHTVPKTEAEKEEFFKVNLKGTQNLVRSLKNVKTFVFISTVAVYGVESGAKINEKHKLEGQTPYAKSKILTEKFLSEHCKENNINLLVLRLPLLAAENPPGNLGTMIRAMSHKRYLSINKGKAKRSVVLIEDIVNWLPSCFGKTGIYNLTDNDDPTFRELELTIANQLNITPPISLPLFVAKFLGFMGDMFRLSFINSDKINKMTNSLTFCSKKAIEELEWNPRKVKENFKIH
- a CDS encoding glycosyltransferase family 4 protein; amino-acid sequence: MKILIFYQYFTTPKGSWGTRIYEFAKEWVKEGHEVTVVTSIYSKSDLQAKKLIETQYFEGIKVEVVNVKIDNKQPILKRVFTFVYYAIISSWYAIFMRSDIVIASSGPITVGIPGLISNFFKNGKFVYEVRDLWPEVAIELGVIKNNTIKKIAFYIEKKLYKKAKLVVGLSPGMRDFVINNFKHTNTISVTNASNINLFGSEYEFPKNDFLSKETTYAIYTGNIGRVNNSYWLVNTARYLKKIGREDIKIVLAGDGQQREEICEIARSEDLDNFIYLGLISKEKLVPYIKNAIASLVPLEANLVLDTSSPNKLFESLAAGVPVIQTTNGWIKEYLDKNRVGFTLSGTSESELGNLLVELSDNGELIYEYSKNATNCAARDFDQKVLAKKYLDALKKLHE
- a CDS encoding glycosyltransferase family 4 protein: MKQNKVLLMVVNVDWLFLLHRVEFAREALNRGWKVIIAAKNTGKAGEIEKQGFEFVNIDISRSGTNLFKEIITLISLWWLYIKVRPNMVYQVTMKPVIYGTLGARILGIPTLNAISGLGYNFTNERKGRVQNIMIKMMRYGFNKKINSLIFENDEDCQELKNLNIINHKNTVKVIKGIGVDLNKFKPIETPAIEKIKVLLPTRMLWDKGVKEFVEAALLLEKEYKGIVKFVLCGRLDHENKEGVPLEYLTKHQIPGYLEWIGSQEDMITQYKDAAIVVLPSYREGLPVVLMEACAMGKPIVTTDAIGCKECVEEGLNGYKVPVKSVKELAHAIEKLIKDPKLREAMGEYARQKAEKEFDKSVIVKLHLSLCDKLLK
- a CDS encoding MraY family glycosyltransferase, which gives rise to MYIITFLTLALLSLVYLKVADKLNIIDKPNQRSSHTIPTIRGGGILFVFAFFIYEISTGFNEVYLSIAVLLIAIVSFIDDMKTLSAKIRFPFQVAAVTLVMYQIGLFNMPIWIPMIAIFACTGYINFYNFMDGINGITGLYSMAVLCGVYVVNQENPVLSNELIIYQLLALVVFGFYNFRKKARFFAGDIGSISIALILIYMTFTLLYEKESPIYILLLVVYGADAALTMLYRVLIKESLTEAHRHHIYQKLVDRTALSHLQVAGLYAILQLIIIGLINVALPLSIQAHYLLTGIVIVVLTIMYFIIFAKMEKIKKDNQ
- a CDS encoding oligosaccharide flippase family protein — its product is MINKKVFQLIENISALFSLKAIDLGLSLWLIPYLILKIGLHHYGVYAFAMSLVLFFVNVLNYGFNLSTVRELAKHKDDQIKVNTIFNEVLSVKLFLFGVLYILFLGISFIIPKFSEHFNLYFFASLVLIGDLFSLRWFFMGIEKMKFITIIHLCSTLVFIGLILLNISKPSDYIIIPLYEALGMFISSLFSFIWVLKKYNIQIGFISFKEVLIYLKTHFNSFINLLLPSTSGVFIVFLSGMLGLPSFVGLTQIGIKLTAAFTTLNTILTNVFYPLVNRNNAMEFPTRKILNILGFFVSVMMFVLGEFLTRNWLHFETEAMMQNMILIVKILSPIPFLAAIVSSYGVNGLLTKYKDKLFGRITIIASMTMLLSAILLVPLYPITGAVLSFLIARIVYSALSYYFLKANS
- a CDS encoding heparinase II/III family protein, with the protein product MNVNKGFDSEIDWNIQEYGKLWVYNLNYFDFLNQANTDIDEGKRLILDFIYQDHKLKDALEPYPISLRGMNWIKFLSKNNIHNKEIDQALYNHYQILTHNLEYHLLGNHLLENGFSLLFGACYFKDEQLYKQAKKILVDELEEQILQDGGHFELSPMYHQIILHRILDGINLMKLNPGRVIEESIKLLFKEKAEKMLSWLSEVTFENGNIPMVNDSAHNIAMSSIDLFKYADSLGLNIGSVNLDDSGYRKKKIGVFELFMDVGDIKPTYQPGHTHSDTFNFELFVYGKPFIVDTGTSTYESNSRRELERGTTAHNTVTIGGVEQTQVWGGFRVAKRAKILSLKESLNEIESTHNGYEALGVLHTRNFLYNENEIVVLDKLTRNTSLIQQAHFHFHPDYKEFTVVENEIIFKNGEIRIKFEEEILDINKETYQYAIGFNKTVTSSKVVVQFSKEIKTIIQK